A single region of the Onychomys torridus chromosome 11, mOncTor1.1, whole genome shotgun sequence genome encodes:
- the LOC118592885 gene encoding maestro heat-like repeat-containing protein family member 7 — translation MDPQFEKKSLSRLTFQPSIYDLFLKPSLSELCQSEKEAYQLIVDFMEPGEMSQLDKLNFLNAVEILSSVVRDQANGNMNNYYPKTLLAKKIETLILEEPTEILDSNVRQQAMLCIVALSQVKPPFHLCQKLDLVNVGITSVFSLPLIMPSLDRKESASLYLQTIQALDDMLQALVMEQRNPNMIVLQKFVEIILPWLMLSDKVHEQTRALSTISRLLRFICNFSELSYMVSFSIIGRLIATFSIFCMNPSQEISGGALEALYYLFTILVLQRSIRPKTATILKDLQKHFRGNWMANMQNLTLFFRKYLTPVERADVIIVAMEAMNSDNINTIIAASEMLTMILKYPLTDIAKVPEIIQLIYYYIDSMTEEAAQSAIKKVFQLLVQSHTDEVILTLFKIEDLSQRGTHRSWEILASFPKSYQVIMEYLLQKLISLQTPRDQGTGHETELSTPIITRAIHELLLVPSQRSEVQTVFASLFVALLFQISFLVTNRSTVGQDKLHETECAELVSSSIKALKTLLRSSGYLDHMSYIQTLRGWELLVNPERHYYGVTMLARSLVIKNCWHNRPVFRFLIRTLEDPACVNHFTALVFLTELLHCPDVAGAVDADSTKVLADWFKCEEPATEHLFLQISETFTKHKNTMRHFHILQPYVLSCCYSSSSEVVMETFLMLQRILKDLTWYHSSSFIIELTFTLAHFFEEESEQLRLIVFEIYGNILTKVSRMTLAFPLKHQILNLIILLVLHLKDVNTDVVEVCRRTLYKLATIMGWFKLKVVFAKKDVFAILGALLQQERSRAIWFLKQSVALFKSPQGPIRQVAVWFTGQVIRVLNRAEKEEIEDEYIAFRYMQRDPDPIVSCLTVQTFYILEVKETVTPAKTPSSCLCMRKFRRRDG, via the exons ATGGATCCacaatttgagaagaaaagtCTGAGCAGATTAACATTTCAACCATCAATTTACGATCTCTTCTTGAAGCCAAGCTTATCAG AATTGTGCCAATCAGAAAAAGAGGCCTATCAGCTAATTGTGGACTTTATGGAGCCAGGCGAGATG TCCCAGTTAGACAAACTGAACTTCCTGAATGCTGTGGAAATTTTAAGCAGTGTTGTGCGTGACCAGGCAAATGGCAACATGAATAACTACTACCCGAAAACCCTTCTGGCCAAGAAAATTGAG ACATTGATCCTGgaagaacccacagagatcttgGATAGTAATGTGCGTCAGCAAGCCATGCTCTGCATCGTGGCCCTGAG CCAGGTGAAGCCACCTTTCCACTTATGCCAGAAACTGGACCTGGTCAATGTTGGCATCACCAGCGTATTCTCTCTGCCACTCATCATGCCCAGTCTCGACCGGAAGGAGAGTGCTAGTCTTTACCTCCAG ACAATCCAGGCCTTGGATGACATGCTACAAGCTCTTGTGATGGAGCAAAGGAACCCCAACATGATTGTGCTGCAAAAATTTGTGGAG ATCATCCTACCTTGGTTAATGCTGTCAGACAAAGTGCACGAACAGACCCGAGCCCTGAGCACTATTTCCCGATTGCTGAGGTTTATCTGCAATTTCTCGGAACTGTCA taCATGGTATCATTCTCCATAATTGGGAGGCTGATTGCAACCTTCAGCATCTTCTGCATGAATCCCAGCCAGGAGATCAGTGGGGGAGCACTGGAGGCACTGTATTACTTGTTCACCATCCTTGTGCTCCAGAGAA GTATCAGACCGAAGACAGCGACCATCCTGAAGGACTTACAAAAGCATTTCCGTGGAAACTGGATGGCCAACATGCAGAATCTCACACTG TTCTTCAGGAAATACCTGACCCCTGTAGAGAGAGCCGACGTGATCATAGTGGCCATGGAGGCCATGAACAGTGACAATATCAATACCATCATTGCAGCCTCTGAGATGTTAACGATGATCCTGAAGTACCCTCTTACAGACATTGCCAAG GTGCCAGAAATCATCCAGTTAATTTACTACTATATAGACAGCATGACTGAGGAAGCTGCCCAGAGTGCCATAAAGAAGGTCTTCCAATTGCTGGTCCAGTCTCACACAGATGAGGTTATCCTGACGCTGTTCAAGATAGAGGACTTGTCACAAAG AGGGACACACAGATCCTGGGAAATCCTGGCTTCCTTTCCAAAAAGCTACCAAGTAATCATGGAGTATCTACTGCAAAAGCTGATTTCACTCCAGACACCCAGGGACCAGGGCACCGGCCATGAAACAGAGCTCTCAACACCGATT ATCACCAGGGCCATCCATGAGCTGCTGCTGGTACCCAGCCAGCGGTCGGAGGTGCAAACTGTCTTCGCCTCCCTGTTCGTGGCCCTACTTTTCCAAATCTCTTTCCTGGTGACTAACAGGAGCACTGTGGGCCAGGACAAGCTGCACGAAACCGAATGTGCGGAACTTGTGAG TTCTTCTATAAAGGCCTTGAAGACCTTACTGCGAAGCTCAGGGTACTTAGATCACATGTCTTATATTCAGACACTGAGGGGCTGGGAACTACTTGTCAATCCTGAAAGGCACTATTACGGAGTCACTATGCTGGCCAG GTCCCTGGTCATCAAGAACTGTTGGCACAACCGCCCTGTCTTCCGCTTCCTCATCAGGACCCTGGAGGACCCAGCTTGTGTCAATCACTTCACAGCCCTGGTGTTCCTGACGGAG CTGCTCCACTGTCCAGATGTGGCAGGCGCTGTGGACGCGGACTCCACCAAGGTCCTGGCAGACTGGTTCAAGTGTGAGGAGCCGGCCACAGAGCATCTGTTCCTGCAGATCTCAGAAACCTTCACAAAGCACAAAAACACG ATGAGACACTTCCACATCCTGCAGCCCTACGTGCTGAGCTGCTGCTACTCATCCAGCAGTGAGGTGGTGATGGagaccttcctgatgctgcagcgCATCCTCAAGGACCTCACCTGGTAtcactcctcctccttcatcatcGAGCTGACCTTCACGTTGGCACACTTCTTTGAGGAG GAGTCAGAGCAGCTGCGCCTGATAGTCTTTGAGATCTACGGAAACATCCTAACCAAGGTCTCGAGGATGACCCTTGCCTTTCCCTTGAAGCACCAGATTCTCAACCTCATAATCCTCCTTGTGTTACACCTGAAGGATGTAAACACCGACGTGGTGGAG GTCTGTAGGCGCACCCTCTACAAATTAGCTACCATCATGGGCTGGTTCAAACTCAAAGTGGTCTTTGCCAAGAAAGATGTATTCGCCATCCTCGGCGCCCTG TTACAACAGGAAAGGAGCAGGGCGATCTGGTTTTTGAAGCAGAGTGTGGCTCTCTTCAAGAGTCCGCAGGGCCCCATCCGCCAGGTGGCTGTGTGGTTTACAG GTCAGGTCATCCGGGTCCTCAACAGGGCTGAGAAAGAGGAAATCGAGGATGAATACATAG CCTTCAGGTACATGCAGAGAGACCCTGACCCCATAGTCAGCTGCCTCACTGTACAGACTTTCTACATCCTAGAAGTCAAGGAGACAGTGACCCCGGCTAagactccttcctcctgcctctgcatgaGGAAGTTCCGAAGGAGAGACGGCTGA